A part of Aricia agestis chromosome 13, ilAriAges1.1, whole genome shotgun sequence genomic DNA contains:
- the LOC121733305 gene encoding essential MCU regulator, mitochondrial: MSIIRLTRLMARSKVLAQKEQVVIKRTATTTPTGAILPEPEKTPFGLLGIVGAVIPGLLIGAAISKNIANFLEENELFVPSDDDDDDD, encoded by the coding sequence ATGTCTATCATACGTTTGACCCGCCTGATGGCAAGGTCTAAGGTTTTAGCACAAAAAGAGCAAGTTGTGATTAAAAGGACAGCAACTACCACCCCCACTGGTGCTATTCTTCCAGAACCAGAGAAAACACCCTTTGGACTATTAGGTATTGTGGGCGCGGTGATACCAGGGCTACTAATAGGAGCCGCAATAAGTAAGAACATTGCCAATTTCCTGGAGGAGAATGAGTTGTTTGTACCTTctgatgatgacgatgacgaCGATTAA
- the LOC121733301 gene encoding ADP-ribosylation factor-binding protein GGA3, which yields MNITLTSLEALILKATHESLPKPDAAAVEAFCSIMRDSPDGPQLAAQALAARVHSRNPKEAHLALLMLDQCMRRCDASFHAEVGKFRFLNEMIKLVSPKYLADQTAPGVRKMVLQLLQAWSQQYPKETKFKVAFDMLKSQGVIKEPLPPLVTEDPPTVKPRKSAIFEDEEKSKLLQKLLQSKKPEDLQHANRLIKTMVREDEHRMEINSRRSQEVLAAFDSAELLKDLLKNAADASADEEQLIHELYESCVRLRPVLQQIASTDGVESLGDIIYASDVIDEVVEKYKQFVAEKNKQKDTKDEGETNSDRLLDFAGADVPSQPKATAIDDLGDIFSSDAATNIAEPLKPVNLMSNEDVELLDDRSNKKEGWKDLDSLGQEMLKQSLPENAKRLDNFNKKPKKIPMNAIEKSSPKHEATNATSLLDFDFFTTKPEVKTTPAHRSKPNDDAMVDISDLTNGSQNNGHSPIDNILDLRVPLENDTKNTQKVESKEIEREKNKSDIKSLTDINLTLNSVKPSKVPPLTVYEEAEGVTVVIHYCQNKPRPDVNVLVISTTSKNTTPITDYKFQALPPKGCKVRLLEASGSTLPAYNPFLPPPALTQLLLLAHPPAQDKLTLKFVITYNVEEETVSEIGQAEFHLQD from the exons atgaATATAACTTTAACAAGCTTGGAAGCATTGATTT TAAAAGCGACACATGAATCCCTGCCTAAACCTGATGCTGCGGCCGTGGAAGCGTTCTGCTCGATCATGCGGGACTCACCAGATGGTCCCCAGCTAGCGGCACAAGCCCTAGCCGCTCGCGTGCACTCGCGCAACCCAAAGGAAGCCCATCTAGCGCTATTAATGTTGGATCAATGTATGAGACGCTGCGACGCCAGCTTTCACGCCGAAGTTGGAAAATTCCGCTTCCTTAACGAAATGATAAAACTCGTATCGCCCAAGTACTTAGCAGACCAGACTGCGCCCGGCGTCCGTAAAATG GTATTACAGCTTCTTCAAGCATGGTCACAGCAGTACCCtaaagaaactaaatttaaagTTGCCTTTGATATGCTCAAAAGTCAAGGAGTTATAAAAGAACCTCTGCCTCCTTTGGTCACTGAAGACCCACCAACAGTGAAGCCGAGGAAAAGTGCTATATTTGAGGATGAAGAAAAATCTAAGCTGCTGCAAAAACTGCTTCAAAGCAAAAAGCCTGAAGATTTACAACATGCTAATAGATTAATCAAAACTATGGTCAGAGAA GATGAACACCGAATGGAAATCAACTCTCGTAGATCACAAGAAGTGTTAGCTGCGTTTGACAGTGCAGAACTTCTGAAGGATTTGTTAAAGAATGCAGCAGATGCTTCGGCTGATGAGGAGCAGTTGATACATGAGTTGTATGAGAGCTGTGTCCGACTCAGGCCTGTGTTGCAGCAAATAGCGTCTACTGATGGTGTGGAAAGCCTTG GAGACATAATTTATGCTAGTGATGTAATTGACGAAGTAGTTGAAAAATACAAGCAATTTGTTGCTGAGAAGAATAAACAGAAGGACACAAAGGATGAAGGGGAAACAAACTCTGATAGACTTCTAGACTTTGCTGGAGCTGATGTGCCTAGTCAACCTAAAGCTACAGCTATTGATGACTTAGGAGATATATTTTCAAGTGATGCAGCCACAAACATTGCTGAACCACTGAAACCTGTCAATTTAATGAGTAATG AGGATGTAGAACTATTAGACGACAGAAGCAATAAAAAAGAAGGTTGGAAAGACTTAGATAGTCTGGGACAAGAAATGCTTAAACAGTCACTACCTGAAAATGCTAAACGTCTCGACAATTTTAA CAAAAAGCCTAAGAAAATACCAATGAATGCCATAGAAAAATCCAGTCCAAAACACGAAGCAACTAATGCAACTTCCCTCTTGGACTTTGATTTCTTCACAACTAAACCCGAAGTTAAAACCACACCTGCTCACCGTTCCAAGCCAAACGACGACGCTATGGTCGATATAAGCGACCTCACGAATGGATCTCAAAACAACGGACACAGCCCAATAGACAACATACTAGATTTGAGGGTACCTTTAGAAAACGACACCAAAAACACTCAAAAAGTAGAGAGTAAGGAAATCGAACGGGAAAAGAATAAAAGTGATATTAAATCATTGACGGATATTAATTTGACTCTAAATAGTGTTAAGCCGAGTAAAGTACCACCTCTTACAGTGTATGAGGAGGCGGAAGGAGTGACTGTGGTCATCCACTACTGCCAGAACAAACCAAGACCGGATGTGAATGTTCTTGTTATTTCAACGACCAGCAAAAACACTACGCCGATCACTGACTATAAGTTCCAAGCTTTGCCACCAAAG GGTTGCAAAGTCCGTCTACTAGAAGCATCTGGAAGCACGCTGCCGGCCTACAACCCGTTTCTACCACCGCCCGCCCTCACCCAGCTCCTGCTACTGGCGCATCCGCCCGCCCAAGACAAGCTCACTCTCAAGTTCGTCATCACATACAATGTTGAGGAGGAAACAGTCTCAGAAATCGGCCAGGCCGAGTTTCACTTGCAGGACTAG
- the LOC121733302 gene encoding target of rapamycin complex subunit lst8 — translation MSGDGSAGAGSQVALVTGGYDHTIKLWQAHSGVCLRTMQHPDSQVNDLEINPNGQMVAACGYQHIRMYDLASANPDPVINFEGVSKNVSRVGFQENGKWIYSGGEDCTARIWDLRAVRQFQCQRIFKVPAPVNAVALHPDQSQIFVGGQSGIIHIWDLKTDHNEQLIPEAEASIQDIAIDPEGKMMAAVNNKGNCYVWSLGGSGRGPVPRKHLAAHKKYALRCTFSHDSTMLVTTSGDCSARVWRTSDWSLLQELRHDAQRWVWDAAFSIDSRYLFTGSSDSYARLWNLEKGTLEREYCGHQKPITALAFRDHAV, via the exons ATGTCGGGGGACGGATCAGCCGGGGCTGGTTCCCAGGTTGCACTAGTGACTGGGGGCTACGATCACACTATCAAGCTATGGCAGGCTCACAGCGGTGTGTGTTTGCGGACCATGCAACATCCTGACTCT CAAGTCAATGATTTAGAAATCAATCCAAATGGACAAATGGTGGCTGCATGTGGCTACCAACACATCAGAATGTATGACCTGGCCAGTGCCAATCCTGATCCTGTCATCAACTTTGAAGGAGTGTCCAAAAATGTCTCCAGAGTTGGTTTCCAG GAAAATGGCAAATGGATCTATTCTGGTGGTGAGGACTGCACAGCACGCATTTGGGATCttag GGCTGTGCGCCAGTTTCAATGTCAGAGGATTTTCAAAGTGCCAGCACCGGTCAATGCTGTGGCACTCCACCCTGATCAGTCACAGATCTTCGTGGGTGGACAAAGTGGCATCATACACATTTGGGACCTTAAGACTGACCATAACGAACAACTG ATACCGGAAGCGGAAGCGTCCATCCAGGACATAGCGATAGATCCCGAAGGCAAGATGATGGCGGCGGTGAACAACAAGGGCAACTGCTACGTGTGGTCGTTAGGCGGGTCCGGGCGGGGCCCCGTGCCGCGGAAACACCTCGCCGCCCACAAGAAGTACGCGCTGCGGTGTACGTTCAGCCACGATTCCAC TATGCTGGTGACGACGTCGGGCGACTGTTCGGCGCGCGTGTGGCGGACGAGCGACTGGTCGCTGCTGCAGGAGCTGCGCCACGACGCCCAGCGCTGGGTCTGGGACGCCGCCTTCAGCATCGACTCCCGGTACCTCTTCACag GGTCTTCTGACAGCTACGCTCGTCTGTGGAACCTGGAAAAAGGTACGCTGGAGAGAGAGTACTGCGGACATCAGAAACCGATCACGGCATTAGCCTTTAGGGACCACGCCGTTTGA
- the LOC121733195 gene encoding high mobility group protein D-like isoform X1 yields the protein MSDKPKRPMSAYMLWLNSAREQIKADNPGLKVTEIAKKGGEIWRAMKDKSEWEEKAAQAKEQYTKDLESYNANGGGGEGGGKKATKRGKKAKKASPKAKKKKEESEEEEGDDDEGEDEESE from the exons ATGTCGGACAAGCCAAAGCGTCCCATGTCCGCATACATGCTATGGCTGAACAGCGCAAGGGAGCAAATTAAAGCTGATAACCCTGGACTAAAAGTAACCGAAATCGCAAAGAAAGGTGGTGAAATATGGAGGGCAATGAAAGACAAGAGT GAGTGGGAGGAAAAGGCGGCACAAGCTAAGGAGCAATACACAAAAGACTTAGAATCCTACAACGCCAATGGTGGTGGTGGTGAGGGTGGCGGCAAGAAGGCAACAAAGAGGGGGAAGAAGGCAAAGAAAGCGTCACCC AAGGCCAAGAAGAAGAAGGAAGAGTCCGAGGAGGAGGagggtgatgatgatgagggcGAGGATGAGGAAAGCGAGTGA
- the LOC121733195 gene encoding high mobility group protein D-like isoform X2, which translates to MSDKPKRPMSAYMLWLNSAREQIKADNPGLKVTEIAKKGGEIWRAMKDKSEWEEKAAQAKEQYTKDLESYNANGGGGEGGGKKATKRGKKAKKASPAKKKKEESEEEEGDDDEGEDEESE; encoded by the exons ATGTCGGACAAGCCAAAGCGTCCCATGTCCGCATACATGCTATGGCTGAACAGCGCAAGGGAGCAAATTAAAGCTGATAACCCTGGACTAAAAGTAACCGAAATCGCAAAGAAAGGTGGTGAAATATGGAGGGCAATGAAAGACAAGAGT GAGTGGGAGGAAAAGGCGGCACAAGCTAAGGAGCAATACACAAAAGACTTAGAATCCTACAACGCCAATGGTGGTGGTGGTGAGGGTGGCGGCAAGAAGGCAACAAAGAGGGGGAAGAAGGCAAAGAAAGCGTCACCC GCCAAGAAGAAGAAGGAAGAGTCCGAGGAGGAGGagggtgatgatgatgagggcGAGGATGAGGAAAGCGAGTGA